Proteins from a single region of Aquirhabdus parva:
- the nth gene encoding endonuclease III has product MKKANIEEFFARLKAQRPEPRTELEYTTAFELLIAVLLSAQATDVGVNKATAILYPIANTPQAILDMGLDTLKTYIKTIGLFNTKAVNIIKTCQILVDKYQGEVPNTREGLEELPGVGRKTANVVLNTFFGQPTMAVDTHIFRVSNRTTLAPGKTVELVEDKLIKVIPKHYIMDAHHWLILHGRYTCKARSPLCGECIVSDLCGWKERFDYGVSNPIES; this is encoded by the coding sequence ATGAAAAAAGCCAATATTGAAGAATTTTTTGCACGACTCAAAGCCCAGCGTCCTGAACCTCGCACTGAGCTTGAATACACCACTGCCTTTGAATTATTGATTGCCGTTTTACTGTCTGCCCAAGCCACTGATGTCGGCGTCAATAAAGCCACAGCAATCCTCTATCCTATTGCTAATACGCCTCAAGCTATTTTGGACATGGGATTGGACACACTCAAAACGTATATAAAGACGATTGGATTGTTTAATACCAAAGCGGTCAATATCATCAAAACCTGTCAAATCTTGGTTGATAAATATCAAGGCGAAGTTCCCAATACGCGCGAGGGGCTTGAAGAACTCCCGGGGGTAGGACGTAAAACTGCCAATGTTGTCCTGAACACCTTTTTTGGACAGCCAACCATGGCTGTCGATACGCATATCTTTCGCGTCAGTAACCGCACCACGCTTGCTCCCGGCAAAACCGTCGAGCTGGTCGAAGATAAACTCATTAAGGTCATCCCCAAGCACTACATCATGGATGCACATCATTGGCTCATTTTACACGGTCGCTATACCTGTAAAGCCCGCTCACCACTCTGCGGCGAGTGTATCGTCAGTGACTTATGCGGCTGGAAAGAACGATTTGATTATGGCGTTTCTAACCCTATTGAATCTTAA
- the acs gene encoding acetate--CoA ligase, with translation MTAVSSTANTESHASVLHENRVFPPSAAYLAQTTLNADTFAQLKREADLDLDAFWSHRARELLTWEKPFTQGLDETQAPFYQWFADGTLNVSFNCLDRHLGTQPDKVALIAEADDGSAEYITYQTLYERVCLFANGLKSLGVVAGDRVIIYMPMVANAVVAMQACARLGAIHSVVFGGFSSKSLAERIIDAEAKVVITANIGYRGGKPIELKKTVDEAVAQSNNLVEHVVVWARDQTETIMQARDIWWHDLTAQQTTDCPPVWVSAEHPLFILYTSGSTGKPKGVQHSSAGYLLGALQSFKWTFDQQPNDVFWCTADVGWITGHSYVAYGPLAAGATQVVFEGVPTFPDASRFWQMIEKHKVSIFYTAPTAIRSLIKLGADLPAKHDLSSLRLLGSVGEPINPEAWIWYYNVVGGGRCPIVDTWWQTETGSQMLTPLPGAVATKPGSCAFPLPGLSINILDEALHPTAPREAGTLVIERPFPSMVRTLWRDPERFKTAYFPEEFGGRYVAGDSAMRDEDGYFWILGRTDDVLNVSGHRLGTMEIESALVANPLVAEAAVVGRPDEVTGEAVVAFVTLKGERPTGDAALEMIKTLKAFVGQEIGAIARPADIRFSDALPKTRSGKIMRRLLRSIARGDAITQDISTLENPAIIKQLQEG, from the coding sequence ATGACAGCCGTCAGCAGCACAGCCAATACTGAAAGCCATGCCTCCGTACTTCATGAAAACCGCGTGTTTCCACCTAGCGCAGCTTACCTTGCTCAAACAACGCTTAATGCCGATACCTTTGCCCAGCTCAAGCGTGAAGCCGATCTTGATCTGGATGCATTTTGGAGTCACCGTGCACGTGAGTTACTGACATGGGAGAAGCCTTTTACTCAAGGTTTGGATGAAACACAGGCCCCTTTTTATCAGTGGTTTGCGGATGGCACGCTTAATGTCTCTTTCAATTGTCTGGATCGTCATCTCGGGACACAACCTGACAAAGTGGCTTTAATCGCTGAAGCGGATGATGGTTCTGCCGAATATATTACGTATCAAACACTCTACGAGCGTGTTTGCCTATTTGCCAATGGGCTTAAGTCTTTGGGCGTGGTTGCTGGTGATCGGGTCATTATCTATATGCCGATGGTGGCCAATGCTGTGGTTGCCATGCAAGCATGCGCGCGACTAGGGGCCATCCATTCTGTGGTCTTTGGAGGATTTTCCTCCAAGAGCCTTGCAGAACGCATCATCGATGCGGAAGCCAAAGTGGTCATTACGGCCAATATTGGCTATCGCGGCGGTAAACCCATCGAGCTGAAGAAGACCGTGGATGAGGCGGTCGCACAGTCCAATAATTTGGTTGAACATGTGGTGGTCTGGGCGCGTGATCAAACCGAAACAATCATGCAAGCACGTGATATCTGGTGGCATGATTTAACTGCACAACAAACGACAGATTGTCCGCCGGTGTGGGTTTCTGCAGAGCATCCATTATTTATTTTATATACCTCCGGTTCAACGGGTAAGCCTAAAGGCGTACAGCACTCTAGCGCAGGGTATTTGCTTGGCGCACTGCAAAGCTTTAAATGGACCTTTGATCAGCAGCCCAATGATGTATTTTGGTGTACGGCAGATGTGGGCTGGATTACAGGTCATAGCTATGTGGCCTATGGGCCATTGGCAGCAGGTGCCACGCAGGTGGTTTTTGAAGGGGTTCCGACTTTTCCAGATGCTTCACGTTTCTGGCAGATGATAGAGAAACACAAGGTTTCGATCTTCTATACCGCGCCGACAGCCATTCGCTCACTGATTAAGTTAGGTGCCGATTTACCTGCAAAGCATGATCTATCTTCGCTACGTTTGCTGGGAAGTGTGGGTGAGCCGATTAATCCTGAAGCATGGATCTGGTATTACAATGTGGTAGGGGGTGGCCGTTGTCCAATCGTGGATACGTGGTGGCAGACCGAAACTGGAAGTCAAATGTTGACGCCTTTACCGGGCGCTGTGGCAACCAAGCCCGGCTCTTGCGCGTTCCCATTGCCTGGCCTGTCGATCAACATTCTGGATGAAGCCTTGCACCCAACGGCACCTCGCGAAGCAGGTACCTTAGTGATTGAACGTCCGTTTCCATCGATGGTACGGACATTGTGGCGTGATCCCGAGCGCTTTAAAACCGCCTATTTCCCAGAGGAATTTGGCGGTCGCTATGTCGCGGGTGACAGTGCCATGCGCGATGAGGATGGCTATTTCTGGATTCTCGGTCGTACAGATGATGTGCTGAATGTTTCGGGTCATCGCTTAGGGACAATGGAGATAGAGTCGGCATTGGTTGCCAATCCACTCGTTGCAGAAGCGGCTGTTGTTGGTCGTCCTGATGAGGTGACTGGGGAGGCGGTTGTTGCATTTGTGACGCTGAAAGGTGAGCGACCAACGGGTGATGCTGCCCTTGAAATGATCAAGACCCTGAAAGCCTTTGTCGGTCAGGAGATTGGTGCGATTGCCCGCCCTGCGGATATACGTTTCAGTGATGCCTTACCGAAGACACGTAGTGGCAAGATTATGCGTCGTTTATTGCGGTCGATTGCGCGTGGTGATGCGATTACGCAGGATATTTCTACACTGGAAAATCCAGCGATTATCAAGCAACTGCAAGAGGGTTAA
- a CDS encoding MdtB/MuxB family multidrug efflux RND transporter permease subunit — protein sequence MNPSRIFILRPVATSLLMLAILLAGFMAYRLLPISALPEVDYPTIQVVTLYPGASPDVTTSSITAPLERQFGQMPGLKQMSSTSSGGASVITLQFDLSLSLDIAEQEVQAAINAGNNLLPTDLPMPPIYSKVNPADTPILTIAISSKTLTLPQVEDMVDTRLAQKISQIPGVGLVSISGGQRPAVRIQANPTALASYGLNIDDVRTAIGNANTNQAKGSFDGPMRASTIDANDQLKSAEEYKNLVLAYRNGAPVRLSDVADTIDGAENTHLAAWANKTPAMILNIQRQPGANVIDVVDRINQLLPQLKQSLPQSLDVEVLTDRTTTIRASVTDTLFELMLAVVLVVMVIFVFLRSVSATIIPSIAVPLSLIGTFGVMYLAGFSINNLTLMALTIATGFVVDDAIVMIENISRYIEEGDTPLEAALKGSKQIGFTIISLTISLIAVLIPLLFMGDVVGRLFREFAITLAVAILISAVVSLTLTPMMCAKLLRHVPEAEQGRFYHASGRFFDRVIARYGKMLTWVLDRQGLTLIVATVTVLITVLLYVVVPKGFFPLQDTGVIQGISDATQSISFEGMAERQQALADVVLKDPAVDSLTSFIGVDGTNTSLNSGRMLINLKPHGTRDSASDVIRRLQPKIAEVSGITLFMQPVQDLTIEDRVSRTQYQFTLQDADPAELATWVPKLVDRLSQIPELADVASDQQDKGLQAYIDIDRDAAGRLGITPATIDSALYSAYGQRLVSTIFTQSNQYRVVLEVKPEFRNGPISLNDLYVTANTTTTSNQSASSGSTGTTSTTTSVSSRQVPLSTVAHVVEQPSSLVINHLGQFPANTISFNLAKGASLGDAVKAIEAAEKEIAMPTSIQTEFQGAALAFQAALSNQLWLILAAIVVMYIVLGVLYESYIHPVTILSTLPSAGIGALLALLLSGTDLSVIAIIGVILLIGIVKKNAIMMIDFAVEAERVEGKSPREAIYQACLLRFRPILMTTLAALLGALPLMIGSGVGSELRHPLGITMVGGLLVSQVLTLFTTPVIYLTFERARLRVVAWREKRSNAQVRSGGSAL from the coding sequence ATGAATCCATCACGCATATTTATCTTACGTCCTGTAGCGACGTCCCTGTTGATGCTTGCGATTTTACTTGCAGGCTTCATGGCCTATCGTTTATTGCCAATTTCTGCGTTACCGGAAGTCGATTATCCGACGATTCAAGTGGTGACTTTATATCCGGGTGCAAGCCCTGACGTCACCACGTCTTCAATTACGGCGCCGCTTGAGCGCCAATTTGGACAAATGCCCGGCTTAAAACAGATGTCATCGACCAGTTCAGGCGGTGCATCGGTGATTACCTTGCAGTTCGATTTGTCTTTGAGTCTTGATATTGCTGAGCAAGAAGTACAGGCAGCGATTAATGCGGGTAACAACTTACTGCCAACTGATCTGCCGATGCCGCCGATTTACAGTAAGGTCAACCCAGCTGATACACCGATACTGACCATCGCGATCTCATCAAAAACGCTAACCTTACCGCAAGTTGAGGATATGGTCGATACACGTTTGGCGCAGAAGATCTCTCAGATTCCGGGTGTGGGTTTGGTGAGTATATCGGGCGGGCAGCGTCCAGCTGTTCGTATTCAAGCCAATCCGACAGCACTGGCTTCTTATGGTTTGAATATTGATGATGTGCGTACCGCGATTGGAAATGCCAATACCAATCAGGCGAAAGGGAGTTTTGATGGGCCAATGCGGGCCTCAACGATCGATGCCAATGATCAACTCAAATCAGCAGAAGAATATAAGAATCTCGTCCTTGCATATCGTAATGGTGCACCAGTACGTCTATCCGATGTCGCCGATACGATTGATGGTGCTGAAAATACGCATCTAGCTGCATGGGCGAATAAGACGCCAGCGATGATTTTAAACATTCAACGCCAGCCCGGTGCTAATGTGATTGATGTGGTTGATCGAATCAATCAATTACTGCCTCAGCTCAAGCAAAGCTTGCCACAGTCACTGGATGTTGAAGTCCTAACCGATCGAACCACGACTATTCGTGCATCAGTCACGGATACATTGTTTGAGTTGATGCTGGCTGTTGTGCTTGTGGTTATGGTGATTTTTGTTTTTTTAAGAAGCGTTTCAGCGACTATTATTCCCAGTATTGCAGTGCCTTTATCCTTGATCGGTACCTTTGGTGTCATGTATCTGGCAGGTTTTTCCATTAATAACCTGACTTTAATGGCACTAACGATTGCAACGGGATTTGTGGTCGATGATGCTATTGTGATGATCGAGAATATCTCTCGCTATATTGAAGAGGGCGATACGCCGCTTGAAGCCGCACTCAAAGGTTCCAAGCAAATTGGCTTTACGATTATTTCTCTGACCATTTCCTTGATTGCTGTTTTGATTCCGTTGCTTTTTATGGGTGACGTGGTCGGACGTTTATTCCGTGAGTTTGCGATTACCCTTGCGGTAGCGATTTTAATTTCAGCGGTTGTATCTTTGACACTGACACCGATGATGTGTGCCAAGCTGCTCCGTCATGTGCCGGAGGCAGAGCAGGGGCGGTTTTATCATGCCAGTGGCCGTTTCTTTGATCGTGTGATTGCCCGTTATGGCAAGATGTTGACCTGGGTGCTGGATCGCCAAGGGCTCACCTTGATTGTCGCAACGGTAACCGTGTTGATTACGGTATTACTCTATGTTGTCGTACCTAAAGGATTTTTTCCCTTACAGGATACAGGTGTCATCCAAGGCATTTCTGATGCCACGCAATCTATTTCTTTTGAAGGAATGGCTGAACGGCAGCAGGCTTTGGCGGATGTAGTCCTCAAAGACCCAGCGGTAGACAGCCTGACCTCATTTATTGGTGTCGATGGGACCAATACCTCGCTTAACAGCGGTCGGATGCTCATTAATCTGAAACCGCATGGTACGCGTGACTCAGCATCGGATGTGATCCGTCGCCTACAACCTAAAATTGCCGAGGTTTCAGGCATTACCTTGTTTATGCAGCCCGTGCAGGATTTGACCATTGAAGATCGGGTGAGCCGGACACAGTATCAGTTCACGTTGCAGGATGCTGATCCAGCAGAACTTGCAACTTGGGTGCCTAAGCTGGTTGATCGTTTAAGTCAGATCCCAGAACTGGCTGACGTGGCAAGCGATCAGCAAGACAAAGGTTTACAAGCATATATCGATATTGATCGTGACGCCGCAGGGCGTTTGGGGATTACCCCAGCGACCATTGATAGTGCGCTGTACAGTGCTTATGGACAGCGTCTGGTTTCGACAATTTTCACACAGTCGAATCAGTATCGTGTCGTGCTTGAAGTGAAGCCTGAATTCCGAAACGGTCCCATTTCACTCAATGATCTGTATGTCACTGCAAATACCACGACAACATCAAATCAATCCGCCTCATCGGGAAGCACAGGGACCACCAGCACAACGACGAGTGTATCCAGTCGTCAAGTGCCCTTGTCTACTGTTGCTCACGTGGTTGAGCAGCCTAGCTCGCTGGTCATTAACCATTTGGGTCAGTTCCCAGCAAATACAATCTCTTTTAATTTAGCCAAGGGCGCATCACTTGGGGATGCCGTCAAAGCAATCGAAGCCGCTGAGAAAGAGATTGCAATGCCGACCAGCATTCAAACGGAGTTCCAAGGCGCAGCGTTGGCTTTTCAGGCAGCACTCTCCAATCAATTGTGGCTGATTCTTGCGGCGATTGTGGTGATGTATATCGTGCTTGGCGTATTGTATGAAAGCTATATTCATCCAGTGACTATTCTTTCGACATTGCCTTCGGCGGGGATTGGTGCGCTGTTAGCATTATTATTATCGGGGACTGACTTAAGCGTCATTGCTATTATTGGCGTGATTCTGCTGATCGGTATTGTTAAAAAGAACGCGATTATGATGATCGACTTTGCCGTTGAGGCGGAGCGTGTCGAAGGGAAATCCCCGCGGGAGGCGATCTATCAGGCATGTTTATTACGTTTTCGTCCTATTTTGATGACGACTTTAGCTGCATTGCTTGGTGCCTTGCCATTGATGATTGGTAGTGGTGTGGGATCAGAATTGCGTCATCCACTTGGGATTACCATGGTTGGTGGTCTGCTGGTGAGTCAAGTGTTGACCTTGTTTACGACCCCAGTGATTTATCTGACCTTTGAGCGTGCTCGCTTACGTGTTGTCGCATGGCGTGAGAAACGATCAAATGCTCAGGTACGATCAGGCGGCAGCGCACTATGA
- a CDS encoding RnfABCDGE type electron transport complex subunit B yields MHADQIQLIALIDAALPQWQCAQCGTPGCLPYAEAIVKGEAINLCVPGGDPMVKTLAALTNRPIEPVALGSYPLLEDGRPQAVRAVIRADECIGCTKCIDACPVDAILGSGKMMHTVLTDLCTGCELCLPPCPVDCIDIIPVDLSAYQGSALTELRDQQFKQEQIDLRQRFTAKQLRETAKQSIKLSASRFANQNAILPTVVPNADVLPAVKEHIASAETFSTDNSTSSIVSDPITQIQLATLRSQIKKLEKQLSVMPNNEKKKSDLIQLQTRLSQLTQEST; encoded by the coding sequence AATTCAGCTCATTGCCCTTATCGATGCCGCACTACCACAATGGCAATGTGCACAATGTGGCACTCCCGGATGCTTGCCTTATGCTGAAGCAATCGTCAAAGGTGAAGCGATTAATCTCTGTGTGCCTGGTGGCGATCCCATGGTCAAAACCCTTGCGGCATTGACCAATCGTCCCATTGAACCCGTGGCTCTAGGCAGTTATCCCCTACTTGAAGATGGTCGCCCACAAGCAGTCCGCGCTGTCATTCGTGCGGATGAATGCATCGGCTGCACCAAATGTATCGATGCATGTCCGGTTGATGCCATCCTTGGCTCAGGAAAAATGATGCATACAGTGCTCACAGACTTATGTACAGGTTGTGAGCTCTGTTTACCGCCCTGCCCAGTTGATTGCATTGATATCATTCCTGTTGATCTCAGTGCATATCAAGGCAGTGCATTAACAGAATTGCGTGATCAACAGTTTAAGCAAGAACAGATTGATTTACGTCAGCGCTTTACGGCTAAACAACTCCGTGAAACTGCGAAACAATCCATCAAATTGTCTGCCTCACGATTCGCAAATCAGAATGCCATCTTGCCGACTGTCGTTCCAAATGCTGACGTGCTCCCTGCTGTAAAAGAGCACATTGCATCTGCTGAAACGTTCTCGACAGACAACAGCACGTCATCTATTGTGTCTGATCCAATCACTCAAATTCAGCTCGCAACGCTGCGTAGCCAGATCAAAAAACTAGAGAAACAACTCAGTGTCATGCCCAATAACGAGAAGAAAAAATCCGATTTAATCCAACTGCAGACCAGGCTCAGTCAGCTTACTCAAGAGTCGACATGA
- a CDS encoding multidrug efflux RND transporter permease subunit, which yields MSFSAIFIKRAVATTLLSFGIALSGIVAFNLLPVSPLPQVDYPTISVQASLPGASPETMASTVATPLERSLGRIAGITEMTSSSSLGSTRVTLQFDLNRDIDGAARDVQAAINAARSLLPSGMPSNPSYRKVNPADAPVMILALTSKTMSQGQMYDAASTILAQKIAQVQGVGQVSVGGSSLPAVRVELNPTALNKYGIALETVRTTLAGANANRPKGSLEKGDQHWQIYASDQAKTAKEYVPLIISYQNGNAVRLSDVANVTDSVENIRNAGMSAGEPSVLVIINRQPGANILETVQRVRDLLPQMQASMPAAIEVKVANDRTPTIRASLESVEETLIISIGLVIMVVFIFLRNGRATLIPSMAVPISLLGTFSIMYMAGFSLNNLSLMALTVATGFVVDDAIVVLENITRHIEEGMEPMAAALQGAREVSFTVVSMSISLIAVFIPILMMGGIIGRLFHEFAVTLSAAILVSLIVSLTLTPMMCSRLLRPIKEKKPNGKLFQASENFFNYLLDGYRRSLAWALVHRGIMLLILLITVGLNVYLYVIVPKGFFPQQDTGRLMGQIQGDQSISFQAMRQKLQDFMLIVKKDPDVDTVVGFTGGGQVNGGNMFIALKPLSERTDSADAVIARLRKKLAHEPGATLFLQAVQDIRVGGRASQAQYQYTLQADDIATLNEWAPKIQAELAKSPVLADVNTDQQGKGSQTTLVMNRDELARLNLMVSQVDSTLNDAFGQRQVSTIYMPLNQYHVVMEVAPEYWQSPEALKSIYMITSSGKQVPLSAVAHYEPTFTSLTVNHQGQFVATTISFNLPQGKSLSDATAVINDTMARLGVPTSVHGSFQGNAKAFQDSLNSQPMLILAALLTMYIVLGVLYESYIHPITILSTLPSAGVGALLALMLFNTEFSIIALIAILLLIGIVKKNAIMMIDFALQAQRQQGLSARDAIYEACQLRFRPIMMTTMAAMLGAVPLALGHGDGAEMRQPLGIAIVGGLILSQLLTLYTTPIVFIGMDGIRQRVLRWRGQSDVPPKLANPH from the coding sequence ATGAGTTTTTCAGCGATTTTTATCAAGCGGGCAGTGGCAACTACACTGCTGAGCTTCGGCATCGCATTGTCGGGGATTGTGGCCTTTAATTTACTGCCTGTCTCCCCGCTGCCACAGGTCGATTATCCGACCATATCTGTGCAAGCGTCTTTGCCTGGCGCATCACCTGAAACGATGGCCTCAACGGTTGCGACCCCGCTAGAGCGATCGCTTGGGCGAATTGCGGGTATTACAGAGATGACATCGAGCAGTTCGCTGGGTTCAACCCGTGTGACGCTGCAGTTTGATCTCAATCGTGATATTGATGGTGCCGCACGGGATGTGCAAGCAGCGATTAATGCTGCACGCAGCTTACTGCCTTCAGGGATGCCGAGTAACCCAAGCTATCGTAAGGTTAATCCGGCCGATGCCCCGGTCATGATTTTGGCGCTGACCTCAAAAACCATGAGCCAAGGTCAAATGTATGATGCGGCATCTACGATTCTTGCGCAAAAGATCGCTCAAGTTCAAGGGGTGGGGCAAGTGAGTGTGGGCGGGAGTTCACTGCCGGCCGTGCGGGTAGAGCTTAATCCAACAGCGCTGAATAAATATGGTATTGCGCTTGAGACCGTTCGCACCACACTTGCAGGTGCCAATGCCAATCGACCTAAAGGTTCGCTGGAAAAAGGTGATCAACATTGGCAGATTTATGCCAGTGATCAAGCGAAAACTGCAAAAGAATATGTGCCTCTGATTATCAGCTATCAAAATGGTAATGCTGTCCGGCTATCGGATGTCGCTAATGTGACCGACTCGGTTGAAAATATCCGTAATGCGGGGATGTCAGCAGGCGAACCTTCAGTTCTGGTGATTATTAACCGCCAGCCCGGTGCAAATATTTTAGAGACCGTACAACGTGTCCGCGACTTGTTGCCGCAAATGCAGGCGTCCATGCCAGCTGCAATTGAAGTCAAAGTTGCCAATGATCGCACACCGACCATTCGAGCTTCGTTAGAGAGTGTTGAGGAGACGCTGATCATCTCGATTGGTCTGGTGATCATGGTGGTCTTTATATTCCTGCGTAATGGTCGTGCGACTTTAATTCCCAGCATGGCTGTGCCCATTTCATTGCTCGGGACCTTCAGCATTATGTATATGGCAGGGTTTAGTCTGAATAACCTGTCACTTATGGCGTTGACGGTTGCCACTGGTTTTGTGGTCGATGATGCAATTGTGGTTTTGGAAAATATTACCCGTCACATTGAAGAGGGGATGGAACCGATGGCGGCTGCCTTACAAGGCGCCCGTGAAGTCAGCTTCACCGTGGTTTCGATGAGCATTTCTTTGATTGCCGTATTTATTCCTATTCTGATGATGGGCGGTATCATTGGTCGGCTTTTCCATGAATTTGCCGTGACGTTATCGGCGGCGATTTTGGTCTCACTCATTGTGTCGCTCACACTGACACCGATGATGTGTTCACGGCTGTTACGCCCAATTAAGGAAAAGAAGCCAAACGGTAAGCTTTTTCAGGCTAGTGAAAATTTCTTTAACTATCTGCTCGATGGCTATCGCAGGTCTTTGGCCTGGGCGCTTGTGCACCGTGGCATTATGCTTTTGATCTTACTCATTACTGTCGGTTTGAATGTCTATCTTTATGTGATCGTGCCCAAAGGCTTCTTTCCCCAGCAAGACACTGGACGGTTGATGGGGCAGATTCAAGGGGATCAGAGTATCTCGTTTCAGGCCATGCGTCAGAAACTACAAGACTTCATGTTGATCGTCAAAAAAGATCCCGATGTAGATACGGTAGTCGGTTTTACCGGAGGGGGGCAAGTGAATGGCGGCAATATGTTTATTGCCTTAAAGCCGCTGTCCGAGCGCACTGATAGTGCGGATGCCGTAATCGCACGGCTACGTAAGAAACTGGCCCATGAGCCGGGTGCGACCTTATTTTTGCAAGCCGTACAAGATATTCGAGTAGGTGGACGAGCAAGTCAGGCACAGTATCAATACACCTTACAAGCGGATGATATTGCGACCTTGAATGAGTGGGCACCAAAGATTCAAGCCGAATTAGCGAAGTCTCCAGTGCTTGCCGATGTCAACACAGATCAGCAAGGAAAAGGTTCACAAACGACGCTGGTAATGAATCGGGATGAGCTGGCGCGGCTTAATTTGATGGTTTCACAAGTTGATTCAACGCTCAATGATGCCTTTGGTCAACGTCAGGTATCGACTATTTATATGCCGTTGAATCAGTATCATGTGGTTATGGAGGTCGCGCCAGAATATTGGCAAAGCCCTGAGGCCTTGAAAAGTATTTACATGATTACATCATCAGGGAAGCAGGTTCCTCTATCTGCCGTAGCCCATTATGAGCCGACATTTACTTCGCTTACCGTAAATCACCAAGGTCAATTTGTTGCCACAACCATTTCGTTTAACTTACCTCAAGGTAAGTCGTTATCGGATGCAACGGCTGTGATTAACGATACGATGGCGCGTTTAGGCGTTCCCACATCAGTTCATGGTAGTTTTCAGGGCAATGCCAAGGCATTTCAGGATTCACTCAACTCTCAGCCGATGTTGATTTTGGCGGCATTACTCACGATGTATATCGTGCTCGGCGTGCTCTATGAGAGTTATATCCATCCGATTACAATTCTATCGACCCTGCCCTCGGCAGGTGTTGGGGCATTACTAGCCCTCATGCTCTTCAACACTGAATTTAGCATTATTGCCTTAATCGCAATTCTGCTCTTGATCGGTATTGTGAAGAAAAATGCCATCATGATGATCGATTTTGCATTGCAAGCGCAGCGCCAGCAAGGTTTAAGTGCGCGGGATGCGATTTATGAAGCTTGTCAGTTACGCTTTAGGCCGATCATGATGACAACCATGGCCGCAATGCTTGGAGCAGTCCCGCTTGCGCTTGGTCATGGTGATGGTGCAGAGATGCGTCAGCCATTGGGCATTGCGATTGTGGGTGGTTTAATTTTGAGTCAGCTTTTGACCCTATATACCACGCCCATTGTCTTTATTGGCATGGATGGTATTCGTCAGCGTGTTCTACGCTGGCGTGGGCAGTCCGATGTGCCTCCAAAATTGGCAAATCCGCACTAG